A genomic stretch from candidate division WOR-3 bacterium includes:
- a CDS encoding class I SAM-dependent rRNA methyltransferase, whose product MPIKTVYAARKRNRADHLWIFSNEITHVDGNPGMGDLVKVFDRGKFIGCGMYNPRSLIAVRLYSTRDEELDENLLQRRLERAYQLRKRKLPEENDFRLVFGESDWVPGLVIDKYGTHFAVQVYAAGFDNRLDMVTKVLLDLFDVTAIFEKDDIKLREPEGLERRERLLYGTPQPDLIISENGLRFYVNIAAGQKTGYFFDHRLTRLKVRKLAKNRRVLDVFCYTGSFAINAAWGGAKEVKAVDISQEACALAERNARLNGVAERCEFVVADAFEFMRDLLRKGERFELINLDPPAFIKAQKQKKNGITGYLKLNRLAMKLLTPGGILVSSSCSHYLFWQDLLDVVAAAAQELNRTFVILDRSQQGPDHPVLPQMPESEYLRCLIVQVD is encoded by the coding sequence GTGCCCATTAAAACGGTCTACGCCGCGAGAAAGCGCAATCGCGCCGACCATCTCTGGATATTTTCCAATGAGATTACCCATGTTGATGGGAATCCGGGGATGGGTGATTTGGTAAAGGTTTTTGACCGGGGTAAGTTCATTGGCTGCGGGATGTATAATCCCCGTTCTCTGATTGCGGTTCGGCTTTACTCAACCCGGGATGAGGAGCTGGATGAAAACCTTTTACAGCGCCGGCTGGAGCGGGCATATCAGCTACGCAAGAGGAAACTTCCCGAGGAGAACGACTTCCGTCTGGTGTTTGGCGAAAGTGACTGGGTACCGGGGCTCGTGATTGACAAGTACGGTACGCACTTTGCAGTTCAGGTTTATGCCGCCGGTTTTGACAACCGATTGGATATGGTGACAAAGGTGCTCCTTGACCTGTTTGATGTGACGGCAATTTTCGAAAAGGACGATATCAAACTGCGTGAGCCGGAAGGGCTGGAGCGCCGCGAGCGTTTGCTATATGGCACGCCGCAACCCGATTTGATTATCTCGGAAAATGGTTTGCGGTTTTATGTCAACATCGCGGCCGGGCAGAAAACCGGTTACTTCTTTGACCATCGTCTGACCCGGCTCAAGGTGCGGAAACTGGCAAAAAACCGCCGGGTGCTGGATGTGTTCTGTTATACCGGTTCATTTGCCATTAATGCGGCGTGGGGTGGTGCCAAAGAGGTCAAGGCGGTTGACATTTCTCAGGAGGCTTGTGCTCTTGCCGAGCGCAATGCCCGGCTCAATGGCGTGGCGGAGAGGTGTGAATTTGTCGTGGCGGATGCGTTCGAATTTATGCGCGATTTACTGCGGAAAGGTGAGCGGTTTGAATTGATAAACCTGGACCCGCCCGCGTTCATCAAGGCGCAGAAGCAGAAAAAGAACGGTATTACCGGTTACCTGAAATTAAACCGCCTGGCAATGAAACTGTTGACGCCGGGTGGCATTCTGGTCTCGTCCTCCTGCTCCCATTACCTTTTCTGGCAGGACCTGCTGGATGTGGTTGCCGCAGCAGCCCAGGAGTTGAACAGGACATTTGTGATTCTTGACCGTTCGCAGCAGGGTCCAGACCATCCGGTTTTGCCCCAGATGCCGGAGTCGGAGTATTTGCGCTGCCTGATTGTTCAGGTGGATTAA